A stretch of the Synechococcus sp. WH 8016 genome encodes the following:
- a CDS encoding endonuclease MutS2 — translation MTSEPRTTSLPPPVSILEETLELLEWPRLCQHFSTFANTPQGRQHCLKGQLPADLETTLTYQARSIELASLDGLLDGGLSFQGVSDLEMVLLRCCKGGTASGEELLSVAHTLAAARRLRRQIDDPDLRPDCSALLENVATLPELEQRLKFALEEGGRVANRASESLEELRLQWQVARQERRDRLQAVLRRWTSLLQDAVIAERHGRPVLAVKAGAASQCPGMVHDSSSSGNTVFVEPKTVIGLGNRLAALDGRIREEERRVLAELSAAVAEQNDAIARLMAVLLKLDLALARGRYGQWLGAVPPRLDAQPDAPFQILELRHPLLVWQQRKEGGAPVVPVSVEVSEQLRVVAITGPNTGGKTVTLKSIGLAALMARAGMWIPCKGSPSLPWCAQVLADIGDEQSLQQSLSTFSGHVKRIGSILQSIASGPSPALVLLDEVGAGTDPSEGTALAIALLRNLANCARLTIATTHFGELKALKYSDSRFENASVAFDSDTLSPTYQLLWGIPGRSNALAIATRLGFDSDVIEQARQLLKPSGDGDVNAVIRGLEEQRQRQQAAAEDAAALLARTELLHEELLQRWEQQRKNSAQQQELGRQRLESSIRDGQKEVRHLIRRLRDQKADGETARRAGQRLRKLESNHRSVPERRHHPEWRPSVGERIRLLALDKAAEVLEVSDDGQQLSVRCGVMRSMVDLQAVESLDGRRAAPPEKPVVQVKARRGVGGSQVRTSRNTVDVRGQRVHEAEAAVEELLRGANGPVWVIHGIGTGRLKRGLRQWLDSLPYVERVGDADQGDGGPGCSVVWVR, via the coding sequence ATGACATCTGAACCCCGCACCACCTCGCTGCCTCCTCCGGTCTCGATCTTGGAAGAGACATTGGAGTTGTTGGAGTGGCCCAGGTTGTGCCAGCACTTTTCAACGTTTGCCAACACTCCACAAGGGCGCCAACACTGCTTGAAGGGTCAGCTTCCCGCTGACCTGGAAACCACGCTGACCTATCAAGCCAGAAGTATCGAGCTCGCAAGCCTGGATGGGCTCCTCGATGGCGGATTGAGTTTTCAAGGGGTGTCTGACCTCGAGATGGTCTTGCTTCGCTGCTGCAAAGGCGGAACAGCGTCAGGAGAGGAGTTGTTGTCTGTGGCTCACACCCTTGCAGCCGCCCGACGTCTTCGCCGTCAGATCGATGACCCTGACTTAAGGCCTGACTGTTCGGCTCTGCTGGAAAACGTGGCGACGCTTCCGGAGCTTGAGCAGCGGTTGAAATTTGCCTTGGAAGAGGGTGGGCGCGTTGCGAATCGAGCGAGTGAATCGTTGGAAGAGTTGCGCCTCCAATGGCAGGTCGCTCGGCAGGAGCGGCGTGATCGTTTGCAGGCGGTTCTGCGGCGCTGGACATCCCTGTTGCAAGACGCCGTCATTGCGGAACGCCATGGTCGACCGGTGTTGGCGGTGAAGGCTGGTGCCGCCTCCCAATGTCCAGGAATGGTTCACGACAGCTCTTCGTCTGGAAACACTGTTTTCGTTGAACCGAAGACGGTGATCGGTCTTGGCAATCGTCTTGCCGCTCTCGATGGTCGGATCAGAGAAGAGGAGCGTCGGGTCTTGGCGGAGCTCAGCGCTGCCGTTGCCGAGCAAAACGATGCGATCGCTCGTTTGATGGCCGTGTTGTTGAAGCTCGATCTGGCCTTGGCGAGAGGGCGGTATGGACAGTGGCTTGGTGCCGTCCCACCCCGGCTTGACGCTCAACCTGATGCCCCCTTTCAAATTCTCGAGCTCCGCCATCCACTGCTGGTTTGGCAGCAGCGCAAGGAGGGGGGCGCCCCTGTGGTGCCCGTGAGCGTTGAGGTGTCGGAGCAGTTGCGTGTTGTGGCCATCACAGGACCCAACACCGGTGGCAAAACAGTGACCTTGAAGAGCATTGGCTTGGCGGCTTTGATGGCCAGAGCCGGTATGTGGATTCCCTGCAAAGGAAGTCCCTCACTGCCTTGGTGTGCACAGGTTCTTGCCGACATCGGCGACGAGCAGTCGCTTCAGCAAAGTTTGTCCACGTTTAGCGGTCATGTAAAAAGAATCGGCAGCATCCTTCAATCCATCGCCTCTGGACCCTCTCCCGCATTGGTGCTGCTGGATGAGGTGGGAGCCGGCACGGATCCGAGTGAAGGCACAGCCCTGGCGATTGCGTTGCTGCGCAATTTGGCCAATTGCGCCCGGCTCACCATCGCGACCACTCACTTTGGCGAGCTCAAAGCTCTCAAATACAGCGATTCACGCTTTGAAAATGCCTCCGTGGCCTTTGATAGCGATACCCTTTCGCCGACATACCAGCTGCTTTGGGGGATTCCAGGACGGAGCAATGCCTTAGCGATTGCTACGCGTCTCGGGTTTGACAGCGATGTGATTGAACAAGCCAGGCAATTGCTGAAGCCCAGTGGCGATGGTGATGTCAACGCTGTGATTCGCGGCCTAGAAGAGCAGAGGCAACGCCAACAGGCCGCGGCTGAAGATGCGGCGGCACTTTTGGCTCGCACCGAATTGCTGCATGAGGAGCTCCTTCAGCGTTGGGAGCAGCAACGCAAAAACTCAGCTCAGCAGCAGGAGTTGGGACGTCAGCGTTTGGAGAGCTCCATTCGCGATGGTCAAAAAGAGGTGCGTCATCTGATTCGTCGGCTGCGGGATCAGAAAGCGGATGGTGAAACCGCTCGCCGCGCCGGTCAGAGGCTGCGCAAGCTTGAATCCAACCATCGCTCCGTTCCAGAGCGTCGCCATCATCCTGAATGGCGCCCCTCTGTGGGCGAGCGCATTCGCCTGCTTGCCCTCGATAAAGCGGCTGAGGTGCTTGAGGTGTCAGACGATGGTCAGCAGCTGAGTGTGCGCTGTGGTGTGATGCGCAGCATGGTGGATCTTCAAGCGGTGGAAAGCTTGGATGGCCGCCGAGCTGCACCCCCTGAGAAACCTGTGGTTCAGGTGAAAGCGCGCCGAGGAGTCGGTGGCTCTCAGGTGCGTACCTCGCGGAACACCGTGGATGTTCGCGGCCAGAGAGTGCATGAAGCGGAAGCTGCTGTGGAAGAGCTCCTCCGTGGTGCGAATGGTCCGGTTTGGGTGATCCACGGGATCGGGACTGGTCGCCTCAAGCGCGGTTTGCGTCAGTGGCTCGATTCGCTCCCGTACGTGGAACGGGTTGGTGATGCCGATCAGGGAGATGGTGGTCCAGGTTGCAGCGTTGTTTGGGTGCGCTGA
- a CDS encoding VOC family protein: MPAVKRLGHVAIRVQDLSRAIAFYCDLGMRLVWKADDWCYLEAGDSRDGLALLGPSYKAAGPHFAFHFRDRAEVDVVHDHLKASGVSVGAVHDHRDGTASFYFRDPDGNWLEMLYEPPGGIPSNQVEASAGLS, encoded by the coding sequence ATGCCAGCGGTAAAGCGCCTCGGCCACGTTGCCATCCGTGTGCAGGATCTGTCACGTGCGATCGCTTTTTACTGTGATCTCGGCATGCGCTTGGTTTGGAAGGCGGATGACTGGTGTTATCTCGAGGCGGGAGACAGTCGAGATGGGTTAGCCCTCCTTGGACCCAGCTACAAAGCGGCAGGGCCGCATTTTGCCTTTCACTTTCGCGATCGGGCCGAGGTTGATGTGGTCCACGACCACTTAAAAGCCTCTGGGGTCAGCGTTGGCGCTGTGCATGACCACAGAGATGGAACGGCTTCGTTTTACTTCCGGGACCCAGATGGGAACTGGCTCGAGATGCTGTACGAACCTCCCGGTGGTATCCCCTCCAACCAGGTGGAGGCATCGGCGGGTCTCTCTTGA
- the hemB gene encoding porphobilinogen synthase translates to MEITYRPRRLRRSPALRAMVRENQLLPADFIYPLFVHEGAEVEPIGAMPGAYRWSLDRLSAEVQRAWDLGIRCVVLFPKVAEGLKSEDGSESFNANGLIPRAIRQLKRDVPEMAIMTDVALDPYSCDGHDGIVSPEGIVLNDETIDQLCKQAVMQAEAGADLIGPSDMMDGRVGAIREALDDAGFEHVGIISYTAKYSSAYYGPFREALDSAPRATTEKVIPKNKDTYQMDPANAREAITEAQLDEQEGADIMMVKPGLAYLDIICRLRDESELPIAAYNVSGEYSMVKAAAERGWIDERAVVLETLLSFKRAGADLILTYHACDAAEWLRTC, encoded by the coding sequence ATGGAGATCACCTATCGCCCGCGCCGTTTGCGTCGCTCTCCGGCCCTACGGGCCATGGTGCGCGAAAACCAATTGCTTCCAGCTGATTTTATCTATCCGCTGTTTGTGCACGAAGGGGCGGAAGTTGAGCCGATCGGTGCGATGCCAGGTGCCTATCGCTGGAGTCTCGATCGTTTGAGTGCGGAGGTTCAGCGAGCCTGGGATCTGGGGATTCGTTGTGTGGTTCTCTTCCCGAAGGTGGCGGAAGGCCTCAAAAGTGAAGACGGTTCAGAAAGTTTCAATGCCAACGGTTTGATCCCCAGGGCGATTCGTCAGCTCAAGAGGGATGTCCCCGAGATGGCGATCATGACCGACGTGGCCCTTGATCCTTACTCCTGTGATGGCCACGACGGGATTGTGAGCCCAGAAGGCATCGTGCTGAACGATGAAACCATCGACCAGCTGTGCAAACAAGCGGTGATGCAGGCGGAGGCAGGGGCCGACCTGATTGGACCCAGCGACATGATGGATGGACGCGTTGGCGCCATTCGTGAAGCCCTTGATGACGCGGGCTTCGAGCACGTCGGCATCATCAGCTACACCGCAAAGTATTCGTCCGCCTATTACGGCCCCTTCCGCGAGGCGCTGGATTCGGCTCCTCGCGCGACCACTGAAAAGGTGATCCCTAAAAACAAAGACACCTATCAGATGGATCCGGCCAATGCGCGCGAGGCCATCACGGAGGCTCAGCTTGATGAACAAGAAGGTGCCGACATCATGATGGTGAAGCCAGGCTTGGCGTATCTAGACATCATCTGCCGTCTTCGGGATGAGTCAGAGCTTCCAATCGCGGCTTACAACGTCAGTGGCGAATACTCCATGGTGAAAGCGGCCGCCGAACGTGGCTGGATTGATGAACGTGCTGTGGTTCTGGAGACCTTGCTGAGCTTCAAGCGAGCAGGTGCCGATTTAATCCTCACCTATCACGCCTGTGATGCTGCCGAGTGGCTTCGGACGTGCTGA
- a CDS encoding DnaJ C-terminal domain-containing protein, which translates to MAGSGYRDYFKVLGVERSADADTVKRAFRKLARQYHPDVNPDDQDAEARFKEVSEAYEVLSDPEKRRRYEQFGQYWNQAGMPGGGSGPAGVDVDFGRYGNFDDFINDLLGRFGGGVGAGSGPAGYGGGFPGGGFPGGGFPRGGSRAALNLDAEATVKVTFSEAFRGGERTLSVNDERVQVRIPAGVKSGSKLRLKGKGNVQPGTGRRGDLYLVIEVQPHSIWTLDGDQLRAELPVAFDELALGGTVKVMTPDGEADVTIPPGTAPGKSLRLRGKGWPGKSGRGDLLLTLSLQWPKQWSDEQRQLLEQFQSSRDGNLRQQWIQNASL; encoded by the coding sequence ATGGCCGGCAGTGGCTACCGCGATTACTTCAAAGTGCTGGGTGTGGAACGCAGTGCCGACGCCGATACGGTGAAGCGTGCTTTTCGCAAGTTGGCTCGTCAATATCACCCCGATGTGAATCCGGATGATCAGGACGCTGAAGCGCGCTTTAAAGAAGTGAGCGAGGCCTATGAGGTGCTTTCTGATCCTGAGAAGCGTCGTCGCTACGAACAATTTGGCCAATATTGGAACCAGGCAGGCATGCCTGGTGGTGGCTCAGGCCCCGCCGGAGTTGACGTTGACTTTGGACGCTACGGCAACTTTGACGACTTCATTAATGACCTCCTGGGCCGCTTCGGTGGTGGGGTTGGAGCTGGCTCTGGTCCGGCTGGTTATGGAGGCGGTTTCCCTGGGGGTGGTTTCCCTGGCGGCGGTTTCCCCCGCGGTGGATCGAGAGCCGCTCTCAACCTTGATGCGGAAGCAACGGTCAAGGTGACTTTTTCGGAGGCGTTTCGAGGGGGGGAGCGCACCTTGTCTGTGAACGATGAACGGGTTCAGGTGCGGATCCCAGCTGGGGTGAAAAGTGGTTCGAAGCTTCGGCTTAAGGGCAAGGGAAATGTTCAACCGGGCACGGGGCGTCGAGGGGATCTCTATTTGGTGATTGAGGTTCAACCCCATTCGATCTGGACGCTGGATGGCGATCAGTTGCGCGCTGAATTGCCCGTTGCTTTCGATGAACTCGCCCTTGGTGGAACGGTCAAGGTCATGACCCCCGATGGCGAGGCAGACGTCACCATTCCCCCTGGCACGGCGCCTGGAAAAAGCCTTCGTTTGCGCGGAAAAGGCTGGCCAGGGAAGTCTGGTCGTGGAGATCTGTTGCTTACCCTTTCCCTTCAGTGGCCTAAGCAGTGGTCAGACGAACAGCGTCAGCTTCTGGAACAGTTTCAGAGCAGCCGAGACGGAAACCTCCGGCAACAGTGGATTCAGAACGCCAGCCTTTAA
- a CDS encoding SulP family inorganic anion transporter yields the protein MARPKLALVHGFSWRHWRGDLLGGLTAAVVALPLALAFGNAALGPGGAIYGLYGAIITGFLAALFGGTPAQVSGPTGPMSVTVAGVIGTLAAVGISRELGSNELLPLVMGAVLIGGLIQILMGVLRLGRYITLVPYSVVSGFMSGIGVIILCLQIGPLLGIKSQGGVIASLGTVFGQFTPNTAALLVGVLTLAVVFLTPKRLSTWVPSPLIALVVITPLSMLLFQDGIPRIGTIPEGGLNFSLPNLKDHLPVLLRAGLVLAVLGAIDSLLTSLVADNISQSRHHSNRELIGQGIANSVAGLFNGLPGAGATMRTVINIKSGGRTPISGMAHSVFLLVLLLGAGPLAESIPEALLAGILIKVGLDIIDWGFLLRAHRLSIKTALVMWGVLLMTVFWDLIGAVLVGMFVANLLTIESITTHQLESMNSEDSSQLDQEEQHLLNRCGDALMLFRLQGPLSFGAAKGISERMTQIRQYKILLLDVTDVPHLGITATLAIERMVEEAEHHERQVLIAGANAKVKARLKQFRIHELTGSRRDALAHAAQELDPN from the coding sequence ATGGCGCGTCCAAAACTGGCCTTAGTTCACGGCTTCAGTTGGAGGCACTGGAGAGGCGACTTACTGGGGGGGCTCACCGCAGCCGTCGTGGCCCTTCCCCTAGCCCTTGCATTTGGAAACGCAGCGCTGGGGCCTGGCGGGGCTATTTACGGGTTGTATGGGGCCATCATTACGGGCTTCTTGGCCGCTCTCTTTGGCGGTACCCCTGCACAAGTTTCAGGTCCAACAGGACCGATGAGCGTCACCGTTGCCGGTGTGATTGGAACACTCGCAGCCGTTGGAATCTCTCGGGAGCTTGGAAGCAATGAGCTACTCCCGCTCGTGATGGGAGCCGTCTTAATCGGCGGGCTCATTCAGATTCTGATGGGGGTTTTGCGCCTTGGTCGCTATATCACCCTGGTTCCTTATTCTGTAGTGTCAGGCTTTATGTCTGGCATTGGGGTCATCATTTTATGCCTACAAATCGGACCCTTATTAGGAATTAAAAGTCAGGGCGGAGTCATTGCTTCACTCGGGACAGTCTTTGGCCAATTCACTCCTAACACGGCTGCATTACTGGTTGGGGTGTTGACACTGGCAGTGGTTTTTTTAACCCCAAAAAGGCTCAGCACCTGGGTTCCCTCACCATTGATTGCATTGGTGGTGATCACGCCTCTGTCCATGCTGCTCTTTCAAGACGGAATCCCCAGAATCGGAACCATCCCAGAAGGTGGATTGAATTTCAGCCTGCCTAACCTAAAAGATCACTTACCCGTCTTATTACGCGCAGGACTTGTGCTGGCGGTTCTCGGTGCCATTGACTCCCTTCTGACATCACTTGTGGCCGATAACATCAGCCAAAGTCGTCACCACTCCAACCGGGAGCTGATAGGTCAAGGCATTGCCAATAGCGTTGCTGGACTGTTCAACGGTTTACCTGGTGCCGGGGCAACGATGCGAACGGTCATTAATATCAAATCAGGGGGTCGAACGCCTATCTCAGGGATGGCGCATTCGGTGTTTCTGCTTGTGCTTCTACTGGGTGCAGGCCCGTTAGCCGAGAGCATTCCAGAAGCATTATTGGCAGGAATCCTCATCAAAGTAGGCCTAGACATTATTGACTGGGGATTCCTCTTAAGGGCCCACCGTCTCTCCATCAAAACAGCACTCGTGATGTGGGGCGTTTTGCTGATGACCGTGTTCTGGGATCTGATTGGAGCGGTCCTTGTTGGAATGTTCGTAGCCAACCTTCTAACCATTGAATCAATAACAACGCATCAACTGGAGAGCATGAATTCAGAGGACAGCTCTCAGCTCGACCAAGAAGAGCAGCATCTCCTCAATCGCTGCGGTGACGCACTCATGCTGTTTCGCTTGCAAGGGCCACTGAGCTTTGGAGCCGCGAAAGGAATTAGCGAACGTATGACCCAAATCCGGCAGTACAAAATACTTTTGCTGGACGTCACAGATGTTCCGCACCTTGGAATCACGGCCACCTTGGCCATTGAAAGGATGGTGGAGGAAGCGGAGCACCACGAACGCCAAGTGTTAATTGCCGGTGCCAACGCAAAGGTCAAAGCCCGCCTGAAGCAATTCCGCATTCATGAACTCACAGGAAGCAGAAGAGACGCTCTGGCACACGCAGCTCAGGAACTAGACCCGAACTAA
- a CDS encoding DUF1651 domain-containing protein, with protein MPRLRPDSKRLPDIPGGEGWLSNELQQQLVHFQSAGNSADGELIALRTFQWKPPYPPVPLSRRRMLRHQAVDTWDTMREAGWQRCYPPVR; from the coding sequence ATGCCTCGTCTCCGACCGGACTCAAAACGCCTGCCAGACATCCCTGGTGGTGAGGGTTGGCTCTCTAACGAGCTTCAACAGCAGCTTGTGCATTTCCAGTCTGCTGGCAACTCTGCTGATGGCGAATTGATCGCGTTAAGGACATTTCAGTGGAAACCGCCCTATCCGCCAGTCCCCCTATCGCGTCGTCGGATGCTTCGTCATCAGGCCGTCGACACCTGGGACACCATGCGTGAGGCGGGTTGGCAGCGCTGCTATCCGCCTGTTCGATAA
- a CDS encoding L,D-transpeptidase, producing the protein MLSPRSLLNVFLAASLGSIALTGISSVEAKAEIEIEVSLKERYLWLKDSGTVIKRYPIAIGAPETPTIPGVYSILKKVKDPTYYSKSHHKVFPAGPNDPVGVRFMPYLKAASDGKVYAVHGTAWPRWVHLRAAASLGCIRMLNSDVIEVFNQVEVGTPIVIR; encoded by the coding sequence ATGCTTTCGCCAAGGTCTCTTTTAAATGTATTTTTGGCTGCTTCTTTGGGCTCCATTGCCCTAACCGGCATCTCTTCAGTGGAAGCAAAAGCTGAGATTGAGATTGAGGTGAGCCTTAAAGAGCGTTACCTTTGGCTCAAAGACTCAGGAACTGTTATCAAGAGATATCCAATTGCGATCGGCGCCCCTGAAACCCCCACGATTCCCGGTGTTTATAGCATTCTGAAAAAAGTAAAAGATCCTACTTATTATTCAAAGTCTCATCATAAGGTTTTCCCTGCTGGGCCTAATGATCCAGTGGGTGTTCGATTTATGCCTTATCTTAAGGCGGCTTCAGATGGAAAGGTTTACGCCGTTCATGGAACGGCTTGGCCACGCTGGGTCCACCTTCGGGCTGCTGCAAGTTTGGGCTGCATCAGAATGTTGAATAGTGACGTTATTGAAGTTTTTAATCAGGTTGAGGTGGGGACACCCATTGTGATTCGCTGA
- a CDS encoding sulfiredoxin: MFDLGGDSATDRFILTNCFIMKKRVAVPIESINRPHESVIDESKVDDLIRSIKEIGLQEPIDLIEFEGRFYGFNGCHRYTAHKRLGRTTIEANIRQVDRATFRLHLM, translated from the coding sequence TTGTTCGATCTCGGCGGTGATAGCGCTACCGATCGCTTCATTCTCACCAACTGCTTCATCATGAAAAAGCGAGTAGCCGTTCCGATTGAATCCATTAACCGCCCTCATGAGAGTGTGATTGATGAAAGTAAAGTTGATGATCTGATCAGAAGCATCAAGGAGATTGGGCTTCAAGAACCTATCGATCTCATTGAGTTTGAGGGTAGGTTCTATGGATTTAATGGCTGCCATCGGTATACAGCGCATAAGCGTCTCGGCCGGACAACGATTGAGGCCAATATTCGTCAAGTAGATCGGGCTACGTTCCGTCTCCATTTGATGTGA
- a CDS encoding DUF3764 family protein has product METTIWTFSLSVPFAEWAAIYDSEDVSKMHKAVGLTSLFRGVSKSDPSKICAIQQGPVGVAQKIFDDNKEMIRGSGHIIESTVISTYAEE; this is encoded by the coding sequence ATGGAAACCACCATCTGGACCTTTAGCTTGAGCGTTCCCTTCGCAGAGTGGGCTGCAATTTATGACAGTGAAGATGTAAGCAAAATGCACAAGGCAGTTGGGTTAACGTCACTATTTCGTGGCGTTAGCAAGAGCGATCCATCCAAGATCTGCGCCATTCAGCAAGGACCCGTTGGTGTTGCCCAGAAGATCTTTGATGACAACAAAGAAATGATTCGTGGCAGCGGCCACATTATTGAAAGCACGGTGATTAGCACCTATGCAGAAGAATAG
- a CDS encoding MauE/DoxX family redox-associated membrane protein yields MATFKMIIPTAMTSSSRLRDVHVFRMSMPEHECPWGLKAIALMEKQGISFEDHRLTSREEVNTFKAQHGVATTPQIFNGDERIGGYTELAAMLGEEAQGAEYSYMPVVAVFGTALLISLVLEGNVIQHFMGISICTLAMLKLIDVESFAASFVKYDLATKRWRLWGKLYPGVELLIGLGFLMKPPLPMAGWIALIVGIQGMISVLKAVYIDKLALNCACVGGNSKTPLGIISFTEYAMQTLMGIAVAFQLAF; encoded by the coding sequence ATGGCTACCTTCAAGATGATCATCCCCACAGCCATGACCTCTTCATCCAGGCTTAGAGACGTGCACGTTTTTCGGATGTCAATGCCGGAACACGAATGCCCCTGGGGACTGAAAGCGATTGCATTAATGGAGAAGCAAGGGATCAGCTTTGAAGACCATCGATTAACAAGCCGAGAGGAAGTCAACACCTTCAAAGCTCAACATGGCGTTGCCACAACGCCACAGATTTTCAACGGCGATGAACGAATAGGGGGTTATACAGAGTTGGCCGCCATGCTCGGAGAAGAAGCTCAGGGAGCTGAGTATTCCTACATGCCAGTGGTAGCAGTCTTCGGAACTGCACTTCTGATCTCACTGGTTCTGGAAGGCAATGTGATCCAACACTTCATGGGGATTTCCATCTGCACACTGGCAATGCTCAAGCTCATTGATGTGGAGTCCTTCGCGGCCAGTTTCGTGAAATACGACCTGGCCACAAAACGATGGCGCCTATGGGGCAAGCTCTATCCGGGAGTGGAACTACTGATCGGGCTTGGTTTTTTAATGAAACCGCCGCTTCCAATGGCAGGGTGGATCGCACTGATTGTTGGTATCCAGGGAATGATTTCAGTCCTCAAAGCGGTTTACATCGACAAGCTCGCTTTGAACTGCGCCTGCGTTGGAGGGAATAGCAAAACACCCCTAGGAATCATCAGCTTCACTGAATATGCAATGCAGACCCTGATGGGCATCGCTGTCGCCTTCCAATTAGCATTTTAA
- a CDS encoding bile acid:sodium symporter family protein, with the protein MIELFLTGSLAFIMFSLGLSLTPQDFGFAFQQPKALIAGALAQLLLLPAIAFVLIWAFGLQGDFALGVMILSCCPGGITSNIMTKLSRGDVALSISYTALASLVTAVTLPLVLSVTAPVLVPQQGIELSILPLSLKVFSLSTLPVLIGVLLRQCSPMQASRWEQPSSQISNGLFVAVLIGVLIGQWNVFIANLPVLGPILLLLNVIMLAVGLFVGHLLRLKKSQITSLSVEAGFQNGTIGIVVGSLISEELVQGGLSRFSLPSAVYSVLMLVTIIPFVLWRRRL; encoded by the coding sequence GTGATTGAACTTTTTCTTACTGGAAGTCTTGCTTTCATTATGTTTTCTTTGGGGCTTTCTCTAACGCCGCAAGACTTTGGATTCGCATTTCAGCAGCCAAAGGCCTTGATTGCTGGAGCACTTGCTCAGCTCTTGCTGCTTCCAGCGATTGCTTTTGTATTGATATGGGCGTTTGGACTGCAAGGTGATTTTGCCCTTGGTGTCATGATTTTGAGTTGCTGTCCGGGTGGAATAACGTCGAATATTATGACTAAGCTTTCTCGTGGAGATGTAGCACTCTCCATTTCTTACACCGCACTGGCTAGTCTTGTTACGGCTGTAACTCTTCCTCTTGTGTTGAGTGTTACAGCACCCGTTCTTGTTCCACAACAAGGCATTGAGTTGTCAATACTCCCTTTAAGTTTAAAAGTTTTTTCTTTGTCAACATTGCCTGTATTGATCGGTGTTTTGCTTCGCCAATGCAGCCCGATGCAAGCGTCTCGTTGGGAGCAGCCAAGCAGTCAAATATCCAATGGTTTGTTTGTGGCAGTGTTGATTGGAGTATTGATTGGCCAGTGGAATGTTTTTATCGCAAATCTCCCTGTTTTGGGCCCAATTCTGCTGCTGCTTAATGTGATCATGCTAGCGGTTGGCTTGTTTGTTGGTCACTTGCTGCGTTTAAAGAAATCTCAGATTACTTCCCTTTCTGTAGAGGCTGGGTTTCAAAATGGCACGATAGGTATTGTTGTTGGTTCGCTGATCAGTGAGGAGCTTGTTCAAGGTGGTTTAAGTCGCTTTAGTCTCCCATCCGCTGTCTATAGTGTTTTAATGTTGGTTACTATCATTCCCTTCGTTCTTTGGCGAAGACGCTTGTGA
- a CDS encoding DUF3303 domain-containing protein, translating into MQHYLIVWNFPTVEGSWDACTPFAEYINAGGPGDCFDGFELKYRVCEPIGGTGMAIAVASNIGKVWAHLAPWIKGFGIEFEVTPVVSDAEFAAMWPGVQAAASTD; encoded by the coding sequence ATGCAGCACTATTTAATCGTCTGGAATTTCCCAACAGTGGAAGGGTCCTGGGATGCCTGCACTCCATTTGCTGAATACATCAATGCTGGCGGCCCTGGAGATTGCTTCGATGGCTTTGAGCTCAAATATCGCGTCTGCGAGCCCATCGGTGGAACAGGAATGGCCATTGCTGTTGCTAGCAACATAGGCAAGGTCTGGGCCCATCTTGCCCCTTGGATCAAGGGCTTTGGCATCGAATTCGAAGTGACACCTGTTGTTTCCGATGCTGAGTTCGCGGCCATGTGGCCAGGAGTTCAAGCTGCTGCCTCCACTGACTGA
- a CDS encoding putative quinol monooxygenase yields the protein MATFDQSTPFMLLARIHVKQGCVDQYLELARVTDAAVQSSEPGMLHHTFDQDPEDPQMFVWSEVYSNDKAFALHVSNPPVQEYLQKHAELGDGLSIEVYGTVGEECRKLMESFGLPLKIYPSKLGYSRF from the coding sequence ATAGCGACGTTCGATCAATCCACTCCCTTCATGCTTCTGGCCCGGATCCACGTGAAGCAGGGCTGCGTGGACCAGTATCTAGAGCTTGCCCGTGTGACTGATGCAGCCGTTCAGTCTTCCGAGCCTGGAATGCTTCATCACACCTTTGATCAGGATCCGGAAGACCCACAGATGTTTGTTTGGTCAGAGGTGTACTCCAATGACAAAGCCTTTGCCCTTCACGTCTCAAATCCTCCAGTCCAGGAATATTTGCAAAAGCATGCTGAACTAGGGGATGGCTTGAGCATTGAGGTTTACGGCACTGTTGGCGAGGAGTGCAGAAAGCTGATGGAATCTTTCGGTCTTCCTCTCAAGATTTACCCATCCAAACTGGGATACAGCAGATTCTAA
- a CDS encoding 4a-hydroxytetrahydrobiopterin dehydratase, whose product MISMDLAKQTCIPCQEGAPKLTEAELADLLPQLPGWEVVDNHHLTRSLRFIDFQTALDWVNAAGAICEVEGHHAEFSLGWAHAEAVIYTHKVDGLTQADAVLAAKLNGIDV is encoded by the coding sequence GTGATCTCAATGGATTTAGCCAAACAGACTTGTATCCCCTGCCAAGAAGGGGCTCCCAAACTCACAGAAGCAGAACTTGCTGATCTGCTGCCTCAACTGCCTGGCTGGGAAGTGGTTGATAACCATCATCTCACGCGTTCGTTGCGATTCATCGATTTTCAGACGGCCCTCGATTGGGTGAATGCAGCTGGTGCGATCTGTGAGGTCGAGGGACACCATGCTGAGTTTTCCCTGGGCTGGGCACATGCGGAAGCTGTGATTTACACCCATAAGGTGGATGGCCTAACGCAAGCGGATGCTGTATTGGCAGCAAAGCTGAATGGAATTGATGTTTAG